In Porites lutea chromosome 7, jaPorLute2.1, whole genome shotgun sequence, a single window of DNA contains:
- the LOC140943229 gene encoding uncharacterized protein, with protein sequence MSDNKTNVEVQSNVVDLFSNMAANSPSTQPSEIAPSQHGVVELPPPYSQVPMAQYPNQTGMPQTAQQQYTWNPHQGYPPFPQPGAQQHPQFHPQGFPPQTGPQEVRVQQEHVIRHGIATAVMTRRFVARRSCTWRLTRLGISLFLVGLILLIILGVLIVGPTLTDLRLQRGQCQVLSGEITTEDKSCDCGRYCTSSYPCLQIQVSYHSSGKRQKGYLYQDVYDDKNKCSVQPCYSDESINYYDVKDFKEEYGTVGQSFACYYNPKTLGEVFVQHADTYSDHMKILHSLLWPMLIVVIAASMLGILLCKSKGHCCYKKSGAPVPYQNLQATT encoded by the exons ATGAGTGACAACAAAACAAACGTCGAAGTTCAGTCGAACGTTGTTGATCTATTTAGCAACATGGCGGCGAATAGTCCTTCGACCCAACCGAGCGAAATAGCGCCGAGTCAGCATGGAGTAGTTGAGCTCCCTCCACCGTATTCACAAGTTCCAATGGCGCAGTATCCAAACCAAACAGGAATGCCTCAAACAGCACAGCAACAATACACATGGAATCCCCATCAAG gCTACCCACCATTCCCCCAACCAGGAGCTCAACAACATCCACAGTTTCATCCCCAAGGATTCCCTCCACAAACAGGCCCACAAGAAGTACGTGTTCAGCAGGAGCATGTCATCCGACATGGAATTGCAACAGCAGTGATGACGCGTAGATTTGTGGCACGAAGGAGCTGTACATGGCGACTTACCAGGTTGGGAATCAGCCTTTTCTTGGTGGGACTTATCCTCCTTATCATTCTGGGTGTTCTTATTGTCGGTCCTACACTTACGGATCTTCGTCTTCAGCGTGGTCAGTGTCAGGTTCTTTCCGGTGAAATTACTACAGAGGATAAGAGCTGTGACTGTGGTCGTTATTGCACGTCATCTTACCCTTGCTTACAGATTCAAGTTTCTTACCACTCCAGTGGAAAACGGCAGAAAGGTTATCTGTATCAAGATGTATACGACGATAAGAATAAG TGCAGTGTTCAACCATGTTATTCAGATGAAAGTATCAACTATTATGATGTTAAAGACTTCAAAGAAGAGTATGGCACTGTTGGTCAGTCATTTGCTTGTTACTACAACCCCAAGACACTGGGTGAAGTGTTTGTGCAGCATGCAGATACATATAGTGATCACATGAAGATACTGCATAGCCTACTGTGGCCAATGCTCATCGTGGTGATTGCTGCTTCCATGCTTGGCATCTTGCTCTGCAAATCAAAAGGTCATTGCTGCTACAAGAAGAGTGGTGCACCTGTTCCTTACCAGAATCTGCAGGCAACAACCTGA